Genomic window (Polaribacter batillariae):
TACCAACATTATTAATAATAACAGGTATATTTAGTTATTTAACATTTCAAAATAATTGGAATTTAGAAATAGTATCCTATTCCATTTTTCTCTTTACCCTTTTTTACATTCTAATTTTAGAGCGAATAATTCCACTAAAACAAGAATGGAAACCAAACAAACAGACATTTTGGACAGATATTAAACATTTCATTTTTTCGACAGCCATATTTGATGCTTTAGGAAAAATGCTTGCATTATCAGTTGTTATTAATCTTCAAGAAAAATTCTTTCCAATAACTAATTTTTGGGATTCATTGCCATTTTTGGCAACATACATTATTGCTAATTTAATAGGCGAATTCCTTCCATACATTTATCATAGAGTTAGCCATAAAGGAAATACAAAGTCGTATTTAAGTCTTTTGTTATGGAAGATACATTCCATTCATCATTTGCCAACAAGTTTAAATTGGTTTAAAACAAACTGGATTCATCCAATCAATATTTTTTTAAACACTTTTTTAAAAATAACACCTCTTCTACTTTTAGGATTCAATAAAGAAATCATATTTTTAGTGGGTATTACACACGTAGTAATTGCTTACATCTCTCACGCAAACATTCAAACACAAAAAAGTTTTTGGGATTACATATTAGTTACGCCACAAATTCATCATTTTCATCACAGTATAAAAATGGAAGAAGCAAAAAATTTCGGTAATGTTTTTCCATTTTGGGACATATTATTTGGTACATATTATAACAGAAAAGGAGCTGTTGTAGATGTTGGAATTATTGAAAACTCTAAAACAAATTATCCAAAAGATAAAGAATACTTTAAGCAACTATTATTTCCAATAACAACCTCAAAGGAATGTTGTGAATGAAAATGCCTGTGCATAACAACTGTAACCGTTGCACAACTCTTTCGTTTTATAAAAAATTGCTGCTTTTAACCAAATTAAAATTAGCTGTAATTTTGCTTACTACTTAATTTCTTTCGGAAAACCCTCTCACACAAAACCGTAACCATTCAAACACATAATGGTATAATTATTTCGATAGTAAATAAATTAGATTTATAAAGCCAACAAGACCTGTTATGCAGCCTAAAATAAAATCCATTTTTGTAGCAATAGATGTTAATTTGTGTTCAATTTTTTCGGCAACTATCGCATATAAAGAGTATAAAGTAAAAGAGCCAATTGTAGAGCCAATGGAAAAGTAAAATGCATTTAATAATGAGTATTCGAAATATTCTAAACCAATTAAAATCGAAATTGTTGTAAAATAAAACGGAATTGCAATCGTGTTTAAAGAAGACATTATTATACCGTGCAAATACGCCTTCGATTTTGGGATTTCTTGTTTTTCTTTTGCAACTTTTGTGGTAAAATACATGCGAAAAAAATTAATAGACAACAAGAACAAAATTCCAGTTCCTATTTTTTGAATTAGGGTAATATATTCTGAATTTTCCATTAAAATACTGGCTAAGTAAGCACCAATATTTGCTTGAAAAAATAAAATAGTTGCATAACCCCCAATTAAATAAAAAGCGGCTTTTTTTCCGTTTCTTAAACTAAATTTTACAACCGTTAAATTTAAAAAACTAGGTGTAATGCTACCTGCTGCTGCAATAAAAAAACCGAAAAGTATAAAAATTAGTAGGTTCATAGCTTCTTTTAGATGTGCAAATAAACGAAAAAGAGGCTGTCTCAAAAGTAAATTTAGCTATCATTTTAAGCATTCCTAAAATCAAAATATATTTTGATTGAAAGTAGCGAACGAAGTTATCGAAAAATCTAAGATATTGAAATTCAATAAATAAGATTTCTCCATTACAGTCGAAATGACAAATTTTAATACTTTCGAGACAGCCCTCTTCTTCTTTATAAGAACTTAAAGTTTTTTTAGATAACTCCTTGTGCCAACATTGCGTCTGCAACTTTTACAAAACCTGCAATATTTGCACCTCTAATATAATCTATAGAACCATCGTCGTTTTTACCATATTCTACACAAGAATCATGAATATCTTCCATAATATCTTTTAATCTTGAATCTACCTCTTCTCTCGACCAAGAAATTCTTAACGAATTCTGGCTCATCTCTAATCCAGAGGTTGCTACTCCACCAGCATTAGAAGCCTTTCCTGGGGCAAACAAGATTTTTCCTTTTTGAAATTCGTGAATTGCATCTGGTGTAGAAGGCATGTTTGCGCCTTCAGAAACACACATACAACCGTTTTTAATTAATTGTTTTGCTTCCTCTCCATTCAATTCATTTTGAGTGGCACATGGCAAAGCAATATCACATTTTACAGACCAAGGTCTTTCGCCTTCAAAATATTTTGCTTCTGGATATTTATCTACATACTCGCTAATTCTACCACGTTTTTCATTTTTAATATACATAACGTGTTTTAACTTTTCTGTACTAATACCATCTTCATCTAAAATATAACCTCCAGAATCAGATAATGTTAAGATAGTAGCTCCTAATTCGATTGCTTTTTCAGCAGCATATTGTGCCACGTTTCCAGATCCAGAAATCACTACTTTTTTTCCTTCAAAAGAATCGTCTTTACGTTGCAACATGTTTTGTGCAAAATACACGGTTCCATATCCTGTAGCTTCTGGTCTAATTAAAGAACCACCCCAAGATTGCCCTTTTCCTGTTAAAACACCTGTAAATTCGTTTTTTAGTTTTTTATACATTCCAAACATAAAACCAATTTCTCTCGCTCCAACACCAATATCTCCAGCAGGAACATCTGTATTTGGGCCAATATGTCTAAATAATTCGCTCATAAAAGCGTGGCAAAAACGCATTATTTCGTTGTCTGATTTTCCTTTTGGATCAAAATCAGAACCTCCTTTTCCACCACCCATTGGCAATGTTGTTAGCGAGTTTTTAAATACTTGCTCAAAAGCTAAAAACTTTAAAATACTTGCATTTACTGTTGGGTGAAAACGCAAACCACCTTTATATGGGCCAATTGCCGAGTTCATTTGTATTCTATACCCTCTATTTACTTGAATTTCTCCACTATCATCTACCCACGAAACACGAAAAGAAATTAATCTTTCTGGTTCTACCATTCTTAATAAAATATTTTTCCCATGATAAATATCATGATTTACGATATAAGGAATTACAGTTTCTGCAACTTCTTGAACAGCCTGTAAAAATTCTGGCTCATGGTTATTTCTACTTTTA
Coding sequences:
- a CDS encoding sterol desaturase family protein: MKHKIISSVVVPTLLIITGIFSYLTFQNNWNLEIVSYSIFLFTLFYILILERIIPLKQEWKPNKQTFWTDIKHFIFSTAIFDALGKMLALSVVINLQEKFFPITNFWDSLPFLATYIIANLIGEFLPYIYHRVSHKGNTKSYLSLLLWKIHSIHHLPTSLNWFKTNWIHPINIFLNTFLKITPLLLLGFNKEIIFLVGITHVVIAYISHANIQTQKSFWDYILVTPQIHHFHHSIKMEEAKNFGNVFPFWDILFGTYYNRKGAVVDVGIIENSKTNYPKDKEYFKQLLFPITTSKECCE
- a CDS encoding LysE family transporter is translated as MNLLIFILFGFFIAAAGSITPSFLNLTVVKFSLRNGKKAAFYLIGGYATILFFQANIGAYLASILMENSEYITLIQKIGTGILFLLSINFFRMYFTTKVAKEKQEIPKSKAYLHGIIMSSLNTIAIPFYFTTISILIGLEYFEYSLLNAFYFSIGSTIGSFTLYSLYAIVAEKIEHKLTSIATKMDFILGCITGLVGFINLIYLLSK
- the gdhA gene encoding NADP-specific glutamate dehydrogenase, translating into MELKIKEFMEMVKSRNNHEPEFLQAVQEVAETVIPYIVNHDIYHGKNILLRMVEPERLISFRVSWVDDSGEIQVNRGYRIQMNSAIGPYKGGLRFHPTVNASILKFLAFEQVFKNSLTTLPMGGGKGGSDFDPKGKSDNEIMRFCHAFMSELFRHIGPNTDVPAGDIGVGAREIGFMFGMYKKLKNEFTGVLTGKGQSWGGSLIRPEATGYGTVYFAQNMLQRKDDSFEGKKVVISGSGNVAQYAAEKAIELGATILTLSDSGGYILDEDGISTEKLKHVMYIKNEKRGRISEYVDKYPEAKYFEGERPWSVKCDIALPCATQNELNGEEAKQLIKNGCMCVSEGANMPSTPDAIHEFQKGKILFAPGKASNAGGVATSGLEMSQNSLRISWSREEVDSRLKDIMEDIHDSCVEYGKNDDGSIDYIRGANIAGFVKVADAMLAQGVI